Part of the uncultured Desulfobacter sp. genome, TAACATAAGGTTTTTCCGGACGAACCAAGCTGACATGTCCTTCGGGTCGAACCGCGCTTGGGGCAACAGGAATTTCACCATCGAGGAACATGGGGTCGGAAATCCGTCCCACATGCCACAATTGCAAAAATATACGGCCCTTGGCTTTGTGGACTCCGTTGGTAATTTTCTTCCAGCCCTCTACCTGCTTCTCGGACCAGATTCCAGGTGTATCAGCATAGCCGACACCCATTGGCATCACAGCAGTTGCCTCGCTTATGATTAGGCCGGCGCTACTTCGCTGGGTATAATATTCTACCATTAAATCATTTGGTGTACGTTCCGAGCCTGCACGACTGCGTGTCAACGGGGACATGATAATACGATTGGGCAGCTCTAAGGCACCAATGGTTAAAGGACTGAACAAACTATTCATATTTCATCTCCTAATCATATATCGAAATAGTTCATATCAAAAAGTAACGAACTATCGAGGTTTGTCAATGTTGCACATACCTGCTAAAATTTTATCTTCGGCGTTATTAAGATTTTGTGGTAGATTACGACAGCTTCAGCCCTGATGCCTTGCATCCGACATCCCTATGACGTCTTAATCATAAATTTCAAGGATGGTTTCCGCCGGTTTAAAAGGAATTAAACAAGACAGATGAATATTGAATTACAGGAAATACGCAGCTTTCTGGCAAACATTCATCCATTTGACCTATTGCCGGAAAAAACGTTGTCCGACTTGCCGGAAAAGCTACAGACACGTTATTTTCGAAGAGGTTCCGAAATACCCGATACCGGAACCCTGTTTGATCACCTTTACCTGATCCGTACCGGAACGGTGGAACTTAATACTTCAGACGGTGAGCTACAGGCCCGCCTCGGTGAAAATGATATGTTTGGATATCGTTCATCCCACGTCGGTGGCCGGGACAAACTCAAAGCATTTGCCATGGAGGACACCCTGGTATATCAGCTCCGCGCTGCTGATCTATACAGGATTTGCCATGAAAATGTCCAGCGCCACAGGTTCTTCGATACCTCCGATGACGTGCAAAGTAGACGGCAGCGTGAAACCACAAGCCTGTTCAGTCAAAGTGATCGGACCCAGCTCAATTTGATGCTTACACCGGTCAGGGAACTGTTGCGCCGCACCCCGGTCAAATTACCGGTTACTGCCACTATAGATGAGACTGTCAAGGTAATGCGCCAAAAGCGTGTCTCTTCAGTCCTGATATACCACGAACCAGAACGCCGCCAAAAAAAACTGGTCGGGATTGTTACCGACCGTGACCTGCGCAACCGGGTTATTGCCAAGGACCTGGATCTTGACGACAGAGTAAGTGAAATCATGACCGAGAACCCGGTTACGATTAACAGCAGCGATTTTGTTTTTAAAGCCCAGCTTCAAATGGTCCGCTACAACGTCCATCATATGCCGGTAATGGCCGACAACCGCCCGGCGGGCATGATTACCACCACGGATCTCACCAGAGCGCACACCTGCCCTACGGTCTCTATTATTGGTGATATCTACAAACACACTGATATTGATAGAATAAAGGAGGTAACGGCAAAGATTCCCGAGCTGCTGGTCAATTTGATTGCCTCCGGAGCAGCAGCCATGAGCATAGGGCGCCTGATTACGTCTATCACAGATGCAGTCACTATCCGCCTGCTTGAGTTGGCAGAAAAAAGGCTGGGGCCTGCTCCCGTGGCCTACGCCTGGGTTGCCGCAGGTTCCCAGGCCCGGGAGGAACAGATAGCCAAGACGGATCAGGATAATATCCTGATCCTGGCGGATGATTACATTCCAAAAGCGCATAGCAAATACTTCAGTCTGCTGGCCGGACATGTCTGTGATGGACTCAACGCCTGTGGCTACATTTACTGTCCCGGCGACATGATGGCAACCAACTATGATTGGCGCCAGCCCCTGAAAATCTGGAAAAAAAATTTCAATCAGTGGATTGACCGGCCTGAGCCCGAAGCCCTGATGCTGACCAGTGTGTTTTTTGATTTACGTTGCATATACGGCAACCGCAGCCTGTTTCAAGACCTGCGTGATCATGTATTAGGTAAGACCCGCGACAATCAAATATTCCTGGCCCATATGACAATGAACGCGCTTTCTCACCAACCACCGCTGGGCTTTTTCCGTAATTTTATATTAATCAAAGGCGGAGAACACGACCAAACATTTGATATCAAGCTCAACGGCATTATCCCCATTGTGGACCTTGTCCGCGTCTACGCCCTTGCCCGGTGCAGCACCGCAACTAATACCCTGGATCGCCTTGATCTGATGAAAAGCAGCAATGCGATCTCTACCGAGACTGCCGGGGATCTGCACGATGCGCTTGAGTTTATCAGCAATCTGCGCATTCAGCACCAGGCAGGGCAGGTCAGGGCCGGCAAGAAAATGGACAACTTTGTGTCACCGGACACCCTTTCTCACGCTGATCGCAACCGCCTTAAAGAAGCATTCCTGGTGATTCGTAACATGCAGTCAGTGATGAAGTATCGATACCAGCGGTAGACCAGGAATTATGTCAATCTGACACTATCTGTTCAGCCTTGACAATTGTCCAGATCACCTTGCCTTGGAATTAATGCTACTCGGCATTACCTGTCTTCCCTTTTGCCGTCTGTATATTGGGAAACCGGCCCTGTTCCGCCCACAGCATGGTGTAATGGAGGGCGACAAATTTTTTTTCCGGGGCAGGTTCAGCCAGATCTGAAACAGCTCAAGTGGGTTGGGTTTGTCCTTCTGCATGTTTTTGCTCTGCATTAATATTCGAATCACTTTCTGAGTGCTCCTACATATACTCTGTTACTATTACCGGTTCCATCATGGCTACGGCGGTGATCAGGAAAGAGTCCATGAAGATATCAAAAACATTTCCTGGCAGGCCTTGTTTTTTAATATCGAAATAGATTAGCGGGCTTCCTTTTTTTAATATTTTAGGGGTTCTCACAACGGTTCAGTGGTTTCATCTTTTAAGAATACGGAAAGCAGAAACGAATGGCCTTGTAGGCTGGTAATGAATGTGAATCTTAATTTTGAGTTTTGGATTCGGTTTCCGGGCTCCATCCAATATGTTACAAAATGATTAAAAGTAAGCTACCCAAACCATCTTACTTGACAAAAATTAAAATTTATTGATACGCCCTTTTTAGAGTGCTCCAAAAGTATATATTGATCTTTTCCAATCTGTTGCGCCGCCTCTGCAGCTGAGCCAGAACTCCAATTACCAAAGCCGCTTGCCCTAAATGAAGCATTTTGACGTTTCCACAGAGAAGGCAATGGCTTTAAAGTTTTTAAAATAGAATCCTTTGCTACTGTTATACGTAGCTGATATTGGAATGATGGTTTAATACTTTGAAACTGCCATATTTTGTTCAAATTTCGCAATATTGTTAATATTAGCCCTATGTTTGATAAATTAACTTCAGCCTGCCCATTCCCGACGAGTTGTATTCATGGCCACGGACTGCCAAAGCATTCCGCTGAAACACTCGATCGGTTTTATAGATTCGGCACATTAAACAGCTTAAAAAAATCAAAGGAAAAGTAAATGAAAAAGGGAAAAGTCTTATCGTGTATTTTTATTATTATTTTTTCTGTTTGCATAAAAATAAATCCTATCTTAGCATCGGATTCTCCAATTTTTGAGGATAATTTCGACGTTACAAACAATTGGTCTGCAGATAATGGAGTATGGGAAGTTGGTATACCGACCAGCGGACCGGGAAGCGCCAATAGCAGCACAAATTGTGCTGGGACAATTTTAAATGGTAATTATCCTGATAATACGGACAGCCGTCTTATTGGACCCTTTCGTTCCCCTTGGGATCAAGGTATTGAGCTTCCCGAGGTGACTGGAGATGAAGAGATCCGCCTGCGTTTTTGGCACTGGTTTTCCTATTCCAACTATAATTACCCCAACCATTATGACCGGTATGACAAAGGACATGTCCAAGTCGATGTTTTTGACGAAGATACAGGCAGTTGGCCGGGAAACTGGCAGACTTTGGGCAGTGTTCAGGCGTATTCACCTGTATGGTCTTTGATGAGTGTGGATCTCACCGCTTTTGCCGGTCAGAAAATCAGGATTGCATTCTATTGTTAATTCTTTCCCTACAGTACCTCTATATCATCTAAAAATCCCACCTATCGTTACATTTTCTGAGAAAATAATGAGCTTGTTAAATAAGATTTTTTAAAAAAGAAAAGGCACATCGGTAGACAGCAGGAACCGCCCGATGCCTTGGCATCCTCCTCCCCCCCTTTGGGGGGGATAAGAGGGGGGGATTGTGGTATAGATTAAGTT contains:
- a CDS encoding putative nucleotidyltransferase substrate binding domain-containing protein — encoded protein: MNIELQEIRSFLANIHPFDLLPEKTLSDLPEKLQTRYFRRGSEIPDTGTLFDHLYLIRTGTVELNTSDGELQARLGENDMFGYRSSHVGGRDKLKAFAMEDTLVYQLRAADLYRICHENVQRHRFFDTSDDVQSRRQRETTSLFSQSDRTQLNLMLTPVRELLRRTPVKLPVTATIDETVKVMRQKRVSSVLIYHEPERRQKKLVGIVTDRDLRNRVIAKDLDLDDRVSEIMTENPVTINSSDFVFKAQLQMVRYNVHHMPVMADNRPAGMITTTDLTRAHTCPTVSIIGDIYKHTDIDRIKEVTAKIPELLVNLIASGAAAMSIGRLITSITDAVTIRLLELAEKRLGPAPVAYAWVAAGSQAREEQIAKTDQDNILILADDYIPKAHSKYFSLLAGHVCDGLNACGYIYCPGDMMATNYDWRQPLKIWKKNFNQWIDRPEPEALMLTSVFFDLRCIYGNRSLFQDLRDHVLGKTRDNQIFLAHMTMNALSHQPPLGFFRNFILIKGGEHDQTFDIKLNGIIPIVDLVRVYALARCSTATNTLDRLDLMKSSNAISTETAGDLHDALEFISNLRIQHQAGQVRAGKKMDNFVSPDTLSHADRNRLKEAFLVIRNMQSVMKYRYQR